The stretch of DNA GTATTCTTTATCAGCAGCAGCAGACGCTGCCGTCCGCCGATGACCTTGAAGACCTCACCAACCGCATTGCTGACCTGCGTCTTGAGCAGTTCGACATTAACCAGCAGCGTGATGCGATGTTCCAGAGCGACAGCTACGTCGGCAAGATTGAAGAGGGCCACAAGAACGAGGTTAACGACGAGGTTCACGATGCGCTGCTGCAGGTAGTGGATATGCGCCGCGAGCTGCTCGACCAGCTTAACAAGCAGCTGGGTAACCAGCTGATGATGGCGATTAACCTGCAAATTAACCAGCAGCAGCTGATGAGCGTCAGCACCAGCCTGCAGAAAATGCTGACCCAGCAAATCTTCTGGGTAAACAGCAACAAGCCGATGAACTGGGAGTGGATCAAATCCTTCCCGGGCGCGCTGCACGACCAAATCAAAGCTATGAAGCTGGACATCAGCTGGCACAAGGTGCTGGACGGGCTGTTCATGTCGTTGTTCACCGCGCTGCCGCTGATGCTGCTGGCCGGCCTGCTGCGCTGGCGTTACAAATGGATCGACAGGCAGCTGGCTAAGCTTGCTTCTGAAGTGGGGCAGCTGCGCACCGACACTCAGCTCAACACGCCGAAGGCAATTCTGCTGAACTTCCTGAAAGTACTGCCGCTGACGATGGCGATTCTTTCGGTAGGTTTAGTGCTGCTGTTTATGCAGCTCAATATCAGCGAACTGCTGTGGGCATTTGCCAAAGAGCTGGCGCTGTTCTGGCTGGTCTTCGGCATGGCATGGCGCATTCTGAGCAGCCGTGGCCTGGCCGTTATCTGGTTTAACATGCCGGAACATCTTACCCGCCATTATCGCCGTCAGATTGTGCGCATCAGCTTTGCCTTGCTGCCGCTGCTGTTCTGGTCCGTGGTCGGCGAGCTGTCGCCGCTGCACCTGATGGACGACGTGCTCGGGCAGTTTATGATTTTCCTTAACCTGCTGCTGATAACCTGCCTGATTATCCCGATGTGCCGTGACAACTGGCGCGATAAAGAGTCGCATCCGCTGCGTCTGCTGACCATTACCGTGCTGTCTGTCGTGCCGGTGGCGCTGCTGGTGCTGACGGCAACCGGCTACTTCTACACCACGCTGCGGCTGGCGAACCGCTGGATAGACACGGTCTATCTGGTGATTATCTGGAACCTGATTCACCAGACGGTGATCCGTGGCCTGAGCGTTGCGGCGCGCCGTATTGCCTATCGCCGTGCGCTGGCTCGTCGCCAGAATATGGTGAAAGAAGGGGCGGAAGGCGCTGAGCCGGTTGAAGAGCCGCCGCTGGCGTTGGATCAGATTAACCAGCAGACGATGCGCCTGACCATGCTGCTGATGTTCGCCCTGTTCGCCGTGGTGTTTTACGCCATCTGGTCGGATTTAATCACCGTCTTTGCCTACCTCGATAGCATCGTGCTGTGGCACTACACCGGCAGCGAAGCCGGCGCGGCGGTAATGAAAAACGTCACCATGGGCAGCATTCTGTTTGCCGTGGTGGCCGCGATGGTGGCCTGGGCGCTGATTCGAAACCTGCCTGGCCTGCTGGAAGTGCTGGTGCTGTCACGCCTGAAAATGCGCCAGGGCGCGTCTTACGCCATTACCACTATTCTCAACTATGCCATTATCGTGATTGGCGCGATGACGGTATTCGGCTCGCTCGGCGTGTCGTGGGACAAGCTGCAATGGCTGGCGGCGGCGCTGTCGGTAGGCCTGGGCTTTGGCTTACAGGAGATCTTCGGTAACTTCGTTTCCGGCCTGATCATCCTGTTCGAACGCCCGGTGCGCATCGGCGATACCGTCACCATCGGAACGTTCTCCGGCAGCGTCAGCAAGATCCGTATCCGTGCGACGACGATCACCGATTTTGACCGTAAAGAAGTGATCATTCCGAACAAAGCGTTTGTCACCGAACGCCTGATCAACTGGTCGCTGACGGACACAATCACTCGCGTGGTTATCAAGCTCGGCGTGGCTTACGGCTCAGATCTCGACAAAGTGAAAGAGATCCTGCTCAAAGCGGCGATGGATCATCCGCGCGTGATGCACGACCCGGAACCTGCGGTGTACTTCACGACGTTTGGCGCCAGTACGCTCGACCACGAACTGCGGCTGTATGTCCGTGAGCTGCGTGACCGCAGCATCACCGTGGATGAGCTGAACCGCGCCATCGACAGGCTGTGCCGCGAAAACAATATCAATATCGCCTTCAATCAGCTTGAAGTGCATCTGCATAACGAAAAGGGCGATGAGCTAACGGAAGTGAAGCGCGATTTGGGCAAAAACGGCGGTTTGCTGCCGCCGTCTCTCTAAGCGTGACAATCAGCGGGAAGCCTTTTCTTCCCGCTGTTTGCGTAGAAAATCCTCACGAACGATGTCCAGCGCTGCAAGCGCGGTGTCCGTTGGGATCTGGTGCTGCTCCAGCAGCATAATTAAATCGACGGCCAGTTTGACCTCGTCCGGGGCGTTATCCAGCGACATTCTTGCTCCTTATTTTGGGGTTAACTCAGCCCGCGTTCACGTCTTTCGATGGCTTTTTCTATGCGGGCCAGCGCCTGGCGGCAGCGCTGCAGGCGGCCTTCCAGCGCGGCGAGTTCACGCTGAAGCTTTTGCTGACCCGCGAGCGTGGCCTGCACCGTAAGCTGGGTTTCGCGATCGCTCACCATCGCCAGCAGGCGCCGTTCATAATCCTGATGGGTGGACAGTTTTTCGTACAGATTTTCCTGCACCTTGTGCTGCGGCTCGCTTTTGCGTAAATGCGCGGTGGCTAATTCCCGCTGCAGCGCGGCAATCTGTGCGACCAGTTTTTCGGCGATAAACGCCACCTGATCGGTTTTACCGTGGCTGACGCTAAGCTGAAGCTGGGCGAGATTGGCCTGGGCTTCCTGAAGATAATCTTTCAGCTGCGTGCTGTGGGTATGGAAGAGCTTACGGTCAAAGCGCGCCTGGCTTGCCCGCAGCAGGGCGACCGGCTCAACGGCGGCTGCCAGCTCGACGACCCGAGCTTCAAGGGCTTGTAACAGCGAAGCGGTTTTCACAAAATGGCTCTCCAGGGGTTGTCAGAGGTTACGGCATGAAGCGTCTTATTCTAATCATCATCGGCTGGTTGGCGGTAGTGCTTGCTACGCTGGGTGTGATATTGCCGCTGTTGCCGACCACGCCTTTTCTGCTGCTGGCCGCGTGGTGTTTTGCCCGCTCGTCGCCGCGCTTTCACCACTGGCTACTCTACCGTTCGTGGTTTGGCAGCTATTTGCGCTACTGGCAGCAGCATCGGGCGATGCCCCGAGGGGCGAAGCCAAAGGCGATTCTGTTTATTCTCGCCACTTTCGCGATTTCGCTGTGGCTGGTGAAGATAGTGTGGGTTAGAATTTTGCTGCTGGTGATTCTTTGTGCGCTGCTTGCTTTTATGTGGCGCATTCCGGTGGTTGATGAAGCACAACAAAAGCGATAAAGCGCAGCAGAAGCTGTTGCAATTGTCGCGCCCAGCCAGTAAATTCGAGCGTTTTCGAGCACGGGTACAGCTGGTTAACCGTTAACCAGTGGTTCACATTCGAACCCACATGTACTCTGTTTAGTATCATGTTTTTTGCAGGCATAAACCGATGACCGCGACTGCGCAGCAGCTTGAATATCTCAAAAACAGCATTAAAAGCGTTCCTGATTACCCAAAACCAGGAATTCTGTTCCGTGACGTCACCAGCTTGCTGGAAGATCCGAAAGCATATGCCACCAGCATTGCCCTTTTAGTTTCTCGTTTTAAAGACGCAGGGATCACCAAAGTGGTGGGCACCGAAGCGCGTGGCTTCCTGTTTGGCGCCCCGGTTGCGCTGGAGATGGGCGTTGGGTTCATTCCTGTGCGCAAACCTCGTAAGCTGCCGCGTGAAACCATCGCCGAAAGCTATGAGCTGGAATACGGCACCGACAGCCTTGAAATCCACGTAGATGCCATCAAGCCGGGCGATAAAGTGCTGGTGGTGGACGATCTGCTGGCGACCGGCGGCACCATTGAAGCGACGGTAAAACTGATTCGTCGCCTGGGTGGCGAAGTGACCGATGCGGCATTCGTGATTAACCTGTTTGACCTTGGCGGCGAGCAGCGCCTGGAAAAAATGGGCGTGAAAAGCTTCTGCCTGGTGCCTTTCCCGGGTCACTAAGTTCGACCGTATTGCCATACAGTGACAAGCCTCGCTCGCCCATCGGGCGAGGCATATGTTAGCATTACCCCCTCAATTCACCTTTCCCGCGAACCAGAGCCTAACTCCAGATGAGCTACCAGGTCTTAGCCCGCAAATGGCGCCCACAAACTTTTGCTGATGTTGTCGGCCAGCAACACGTACTGACCGCGCTGGCTAATGGTTTGTCGCTGGGCCGCATCCACCATGCGTACCTTTTTTCCGGCACCCGAGGGGTGGGGAAAACCTCAATCGCCCGTCTGCTGGCGAAAGGGCTGAATTGCGAAACCGGCATTACCGCGACCCCTTGTGGCGTCTGCGATAACTGCCGCGAAATAGAACAAGGCCGCTTTGTCGACCTGATTGAGATAGACGCTGCCTCGCGTACCAAAGTTGAAGACACCCGCGACCTGCTGGACAACGTTCAGTACGCCCCCGCGCGTGGCCGCTTTAAGGTCTACCTTATCGATGAAGTGCACATGCTCTCGCGCCACAGCTTCAACGCGCTGCTTAAGACGCTGGAAGAGCCTCCTCCGCACGTAAAATTCCTGCTGGCCACCACCGATCCGCAAAAGCTGCCGGTGACGATTCTTTCCCGTTGCCTGCAGTTCCACCTGAAAGCGCTGGACGTCGAACAAATCCGCCATCAGCTGGAACACATTCTTGGTGAGGAGAAGGTTGTTAGCGAGCCCCGCGCGCTGCAGCTGTTAGCCCGGGCGGCAGACGGCAGCCTGCGTGATGCGCTGAGCCTGACCGACCAGGCGATTGCCAGCGGTGACGGCCAGGTCACGACGTCGGCCGTCAGCACCATGCTTGGCACCCTTGATGATGACCAGGCGCTGTCGCTGATTGAAGCGGTGGTGCATGCCGACGGGCAGCGCGTAATGGCGTTGCTGAACGACGCGGCGGCACGTGGCGTTGAGTGGGAAGCATTGCTGGTGGAAATGTCCGCGCTGCTGCACCGCGTGGCGATGGTCCAGCTTTCTCCTTCCGCACTTGGCAGCGATATGGCGGCTATCGAACAGCGTATGCGTGAACTTGCGCGCGTTGTCCCACCCGCCGACATACAGCTTTACTACCAGACATTGCTGATTGGCCGCAAAGAGCTGCCGTGGGCGCCGGATCGCCGCATGGGCGTAGAAATGACGCTGCTGCGTGCGCTGGCCTTCCATCCGCGCAAACCGCTGCCCGAGCCGGAAGTACCACGCCAGGCGGCAAGCATTCCGGTGATTAACCCGGCGTCGCATCAGCCAGCAGCAAGGCAGCAGCAGGCGGCTCCGCCGCCGGACAGGGAAGCCCCTCCGCTGCCGGATGCTACCAGCCAGATCCTTCAGGCGCGCAGCCAGCTGATGCGCCATCAGGAGACTGACAAAGCAAAAAAGAATGAGCCGGCAGCGCAACGACTAGCGCGGCCGGCAAAAAGCACCGCGCTGGAACGTTTGGCCTCGGTGACCGAACGCGTTCAGGCACGGCCTGCGCCATCGGTGCCGGAAAAACCGGCGAAGCCAGAAGCCTATCGCTGGAAATCACAAAATCCGATTGAAGCGGCGCCCGAGCCGGTTGCGACGCCAAAGGCGCTGAAAAAAGCGCTCGAGCATGAAAAAACGCCGGAACTAGCGCAGAAGCTGGCCGAAGAGGCTATCGAGCGCGACGAGTGGGCGGCGGAAATCAATCAGCTGATGCTGCCAAAACTGGTGCAACAGCTGGCGCTCAATGCCTGGAAAGAGGCGGACGGCAACCGGGTTTGCCTGCATTTGCGTCCGGGCCAGCGCCACCTGAATTCGCCCTCGGCGCAAAAAACGCTCTCAGATGCCATGAGCACGTTCCATGGCGAGGCGATAGAACTGACTATTATTGAAGATGAGAATCTGGCTCGCCGCACGCCGCTTGAGTGGCGTCAGGCCATCTACGAAGAGAAGCTGGCGCAGGCGCGCGAATCGATGAACAGCGACAGCAATATTCAGACTCTGCAAAGGTTCTTTGACGCAGAGCTGGATGAAGATAGTATTCGCCCTGTTTGATATGCCTCGTTTTGCGCGGCATAGTGTGAAACCCCGATAGCCACTCTCGCATTCCGCGAGGCTGGCCCGATGAAAGAGAGAAGATTATGTTTGGAAAAGGCGGTCTGGGTAACCTGATGAAGCAGGCCCAGCAGATGCAGGAAAAAATGGCCCAGGCTCAGGAAGAAATCGCCAACATGGAAGTCACCGGCGAGTCCGGCGCGGGCCTGGTGAAAGTGACCATCAACGGGGCGCATAACTGCCGCCGCGTCGAAATCGATCCAAGCCTGATGGAAGATGACAAAGAAATGGTTGAAGACCTGGTTGCCGCAGCCTTCAACGATGCCGCTCGCCGTATCGGTGAAGCGCAGAAAGAAAAAATGGCCGGGGTTTCCAACGGCATGCAGCTGCCGCCGGGCTTCAAAATGCCATTCTGATGCATTCCCGCCTTCTCCTGCCCGGGAGAAGGCCGTTTTCTCACTCCTCGTTCAGTGCCTGATAACTCTCTGCCAGAAAATCAATCAACGCCCGTACCGCCGGCAGCTGCCCACGCCGGGAAGGGAACACCACGTGCACTACCTCCATTCTTGCCCGCCATTCAGGCAGAACGTGAACCAGCTTGCCCTGTTCCAGCGCGTCGTTAAGCATCAGCTTCGGGAGCTGCACGACGCCAATGCCGTTGAGCGCCGCGGTTCGCAGCGCAATCATATCCGTCGTAATAAAGCGGGGTTTATGGTGGACAATCACTTCCCGCTGTTCGGGGCCAAACAGGCACCAGCGGTAGGTTTGCTGCGGCCTGTCCAGCGCCAGGCTTGGCCAGTGGGCGAGATCTGTTGGCGCGGCAGGCATACCCTGACGGGCTATCAGCTCCGGGCTGGCGACCAGGCACATGCTGCGCGTCGCCAGCTTGCGCATCACCAGATCGCTATCCTCCAGCGGCAGAGGCCGCACGCGAATAGCCAGATCGACGTTTTCGTTCAGCACGTCCACGCGCCGGTTGGTTTCCTCAAGCTGAATCACAATCTGCGGATAGAGGCGCATAAAGCGCGCCAGCATATCGCCGATGTGGACATGCAAAAGCGCAATCGGGCAGGTGAGGCGAATCAGCCCTCGCGGCTCTGATTTTAGCGTGTCGATGGCCTCCTGTGCCGCTTCGGCTTCAATCATCATCGCCTTGCAGTGGCGATAGAAGATCTGCCCGGCCTCCGTGACGGTGAAGCTACGCGTCGAGCGCTGTAACAGGCGGGTTTCAAGCCGCTCTTCTAGCAGCGCAATGCGGCGGCTCAGGCGTGATTTCGGAATGCCGATCGCCCGGCTGGCGGGGGAGAAACCGCCGTTGTCGACCACCTGCACGAAATACCACAGATCGTTGAGGTCCTGCATTTCTATTGTCCTGTTTATGGAACACTGAGTCTACTTTAGCACTCTACCGGACCGGGTGTCTGACGAGTAAGCTTTATCCCATCAGAAACAACCCTTGTGGAGAGAATCATGAAATCAATTCTTGGCGTCTATACCGCACCGGCTTCCCACTGGGTGGGCGATGGTTTCCCGGTTCGTTCGATGTTTTCGTACTCTAAATTTGCCGGGCAGCTTAGCCCGTTCCTGCTGCTGGACTACGCGGGCCCGGCGGAGTTTAAGCCGAGCAACAAAGGACAGCGCGGCGTGGATCAGCACCCGCACCGCGGCTTTGAAACCGTGACTATCGTCTACAAAGGCGAAGTGGCGCACCGCGATAACGCGGGCAACGGCGGCGTGATTGGCCCAGGCGACGTGCAGTGGATGACCGCCGGGAGCGGGATCCTGCATGAAGAGTACCATTCTCCGGCGTTTAGCGAAGCCGGCGGCAGCCTCGAAATGGTCCAGCTTTGGGTTAACCTGCCTGCAAAAGACAAAATGACCGCGCCTGGCTATCAGCCGATTACCGACGGCGATATTCCGGTGGTCGATTTGCCGGACAATGCCGGGAAGGTTCGCGTGATTGCCGGTGAGTTTGACGGGACCAAAGGCCCGGCCCGGACCTTCTCGCCGATGAGCATCTGGGATTTGCGCCTGAACCCGCAGGGCGTCACTCAACTGGCGGTTAAAGACGGCTGGAACACGGCGCTGGTGGTGCTGAAAGGCACGGTGCTGGTCAACGGTGAAGAGGTGGCTCGGGAGGCGCAGCTGGTGGTGCTGGATGCCAAAGGCGATAGGGTGACCCTTGAAGCCAACAATGACGCGGTGGTTCTGCTGCTCAGCGGCGAGCCTCTGAATGAGCCGGTTGTGGGTTACGGTCCGTTCGTGATGAACACCAAAGAGGAAATTCATCAGGCCATCGATGATTTTAACCAGGGCCGTTTCGGCAAAGACATCGCGTAAACTTATCCCCCGGCGAGCTATCGTGCGGGGGATATCTTTTCCTATACCCATCCTCGGGGCTAATGTTAGGCTATACCCCACTTTTTCTCACAAGCCCGAGCGATGCAAACCAGTCCTTTACTCTCAGCCCTTATGGAATCCCTGCGCTGCCTGCCCGGCGTTGGCCCCAAATCCGCCCAGCGTATGGCGTTTGCCCTGCTGCAGCGAGACCGCAGCGGCGGTATGCGTCTGGCTCAGGCACTGACCCGCGCGATGTCCGAGATTGGCCACTGTGCGGATTGCCGTACCTTTACCGAGCAGGAAGTGTGTTCCATTTGCTCCAACCCGCGCCGCCAGGAAAACGGCCAGATATGCGTGGTAGAAAGCCCGGCGGATATTCACGCCATCGAGCAAACCGGGCAGTTCTCCGGCCGCTATTTTGTGCTGATGGGGCACCTTTCGCCGCTGGACGGCATTGGCCCGAACGACATCGGCCTGGATCGCCTTGAGCATCGCCTTGCGAGCGAGCCGATGAAAGAGGTTATTCTCGCCACTAACCCGACGGTGGAAGGCGAGGCTACCGCCAACTATATTGCCGAGCTGTGCGCCCAATATGGCGTTGAAGCCAGCCGTATCGCGCACGGTGTGCCGGTAGGAGGCGAGCTTGAAATGGTGGACGGCACCACGCTTTCTCACTCGCTGGTTGGCCGCCATAAGATTAATTTTTAGCCGTCCGGAGGAGGTTTTTGCCTCCTCCTGCTTGAAAAGGCACAAATCGCTACCATATCCCCCTCAACGTTTTCTTCATCCCGTATGATTTTGTTGAGGTATCCATGACCATGAAAGGACAAGAGACCCGCGGTTTTCAGTCAGAGGTAAAACAGCTTCTGCACCTGATGATCCACTCTCTGTATTCAAACAAAGAAATCTTCCTGCGTGAGCTGATCTCCAACGCTTCTGATGCGGCAGACAAGCTGCGCTTTCGCGCGCTGTCGAACGCCAGCCTTTATGAAGGCGACGGTGAGCTGCGCGTTCGCGTCTCTTTTGACAAAGAGAATCGCACCCTGACAATCGCCGATAACGGCATCGGTATGACCCGAGATGAGGTCATTGATCATCTGGGTACCATCGCTAAATCCGGCACCAAAGCTTTCCTCGAGTCCATGGGCTCCGATCAGGCGAAAGACAGCCAGCTGATTGGCCAGTTTGGCGTTGGCTTCTATTCTGCGTTTATCGTGGCTGACAAAGTCACCGTTCGCACTCGCGCCGCCGGTGCCAGCGCGGATCAGGGCGTGTTCTGGGAATCTGAAGGCGCGGGTGAATACACCGTGGCCGACATTGAGAAAGCCGATCGCGGCACCGAAATCACGCTGCACCTGCGCGAAGGCGAAGATGAGTTCCTGGACGACTGGCGCGTTCGCTCCGTCATCAGTAAGTATTCCGACCATATCGCGTTGCCGGTTGAGATTGAACAGCGTGAAGAGAAAGACGGCGAAACCGTTATCAGCTGGGAAAAAATCAACAAGGCTCAGGCGCTGTGGACCCGCAGCAAGTCTGAAGTCAGCGAAGACGAATACAAAGAGTTCTACAAGCATATCGCCCACGATTTTACCGACCCAATTTCCTGGAGCCACAACCGCGTGGAAGGCAAGCAGGAGTACACCAGCCTGCTGTACATCCCTTCACAGGCACCGTGGGATATGTGGAACCGCGACCATAAACACGGGCTGAAACTCTACGTACAGCGCGTGTTCATCATGGACGACGCGGAGCAGTTCATGCCGAACTACCTGCGCTTTGTTCGCGGCCTGATAGATTCTAACGACCTGCCGCTGAACGTTTCCCGTGAAATCCTGCAGGACAGCCGCGTGACCCAGAACCTGCGTAGCGCGCTGACCAAACGCGTGCTGCAGATGCTGGATAAGCTGGCGAAAGACGATGCCGAGAAGTACCAGACCTTCTGGAAAAACTTCGGCCTCGTGCTGAAAGAAGGCCCGGCGGAAGATAACGCGAACCAGGAAGCTATCGCTAAGCTGCTGCGCTTCGCGACCACGCACACGGATTCTTCAGCCCAGACCGTGTCGCTGGAAGAGTACGTCTCCCGCATGAAAGAAGGCCAGGAGAAGATCTACTACATCACCGCAGACAGCTACGCGGCGGCGAAGAGCAGCCCGCATCTGGAACTGCTGCGTAAGAAAGGCATCGAGGTTCTGCTGCTTTCCGACCGCATCGATGAGTGGATGATGAGCTACCTGACCGAGTTCGACGGCAAAGCGTTCCAGTCTGTGAGCAAAACCGACGAATCGCTGGATAAGCTGACGGACGAAGAGACTGAAGAAGCGAAAGAGGCCGAGAAAGCCCTGGAGCCGTTCGTGGACCGCGTGAAAACCCTGCTGGGCGAGCGCGTGAAGGAAGTGCGCCTGACTCACCGCCTGACCGATACGCCGGCGATCGTGACCACCGACAGCAACGACATGAGCACCCAGATGGCGAAACTGTTTGCCGCTGCGGGCCAGGAAGTGCCGGACGTGAAGTACATCTTCGAGCTTAACCCGGAGCATGCGCTGGTGAAACGCGCTGCGGATACGCAGGATGACGCGCAGTTCGGCGAGTGGGTCGAGCTGCTGCTGGACCAGGCGCTGTTAGCCGAGCGTGGTCAGCTGGAAGATCCTAACCAGTTCATCCGCCGTATGAACCAATTGCTGGTTTCTTAAGTCGGGTTGAAAGACTGACAAAAACCACCTGCACAGGCAGGTGGTTTTTTTTCGCTTAAATTTGGGGGCATGGTAATCACCTTAAAAATAAATGATATAAAAGTAAGGTTATTTTACTGCCGTCATGCGAGTGTCTGATATTGAATTTCAGCTATTACAGCCACTTTATTTTGCTTTCCCAGCCTTTAAGTTCCATGCACTGATTAAACAACCGATCGCGGCTTTCGCTATTCACGTCCATCACATAGCTTTCTATTTCAGGCTTTTTTACCGCCCTGGTTTTCTCGCCGTCACAATCATCTTTTTTGGTACAGGCTTCATAGTAAGTGGTGTACTTAGTCCGTTGTGCAACCTCGTTCCTCACCGGAAAAGCCTGCTGGGACTGGGTTTCACAGGCAGCACGGGCGCTGGTGTATTCCTGCGCGTTACTGCGAGTTTTTACCCACTGTGATGTGCATCCGCTGAGCAGCAAACAACAGATGAGGGGGAGTAAAGTCTTATTCATGGCGGGCGCTCTTCCTCTTAGCAAAATAGATCTCCTGATTAACAGCCTGACGCCATACAGAATCGGCAGGAGTGTTGGGCGTCATTATAATTGCTGTATATAAACGTAATCTATATAGCGCACCCTTTTCAGGAAGTCTGGCAGTTGATAAACCAGCAGACGAAGACCTAATTTATCCCTGGTGATACAGGGGATAAGTAAGCTGCTGTAAAAATAAAAACGCTGTTTGGCTGAAGCGATTCTGACTTCGGC from Cedecea neteri encodes:
- the htpG gene encoding molecular chaperone HtpG, with translation MKGQETRGFQSEVKQLLHLMIHSLYSNKEIFLRELISNASDAADKLRFRALSNASLYEGDGELRVRVSFDKENRTLTIADNGIGMTRDEVIDHLGTIAKSGTKAFLESMGSDQAKDSQLIGQFGVGFYSAFIVADKVTVRTRAAGASADQGVFWESEGAGEYTVADIEKADRGTEITLHLREGEDEFLDDWRVRSVISKYSDHIALPVEIEQREEKDGETVISWEKINKAQALWTRSKSEVSEDEYKEFYKHIAHDFTDPISWSHNRVEGKQEYTSLLYIPSQAPWDMWNRDHKHGLKLYVQRVFIMDDAEQFMPNYLRFVRGLIDSNDLPLNVSREILQDSRVTQNLRSALTKRVLQMLDKLAKDDAEKYQTFWKNFGLVLKEGPAEDNANQEAIAKLLRFATTHTDSSAQTVSLEEYVSRMKEGQEKIYYITADSYAAAKSSPHLELLRKKGIEVLLLSDRIDEWMMSYLTEFDGKAFQSVSKTDESLDKLTDEETEEAKEAEKALEPFVDRVKTLLGERVKEVRLTHRLTDTPAIVTTDSNDMSTQMAKLFAAAGQEVPDVKYIFELNPEHALVKRAADTQDDAQFGEWVELLLDQALLAERGQLEDPNQFIRRMNQLLVS